A single region of the Thunnus maccoyii chromosome 10, fThuMac1.1, whole genome shotgun sequence genome encodes:
- the tnfaip8l2b gene encoding tumor necrosis factor, alpha-induced protein 8-like protein 2 B, translated as MDAFSSKDMALKAQKKILSSMATKSSVQMFIDDTSSEILDELYRVSKEYSGNKSEAQKVIKDLVKIAVKIGVLFRNNRFSTEELAVAQEFKKKLHQGAMTAISFYEVDFTFDKGVMEDLLTSCRDLLLKLVNTHLTPKSHGRINHVFNHYSNPELLTKLYEPSGAFRPNLTKICKGLNKLVEDGTI; from the exons ATGGACGCCTTCAGCTCCAAGGACATGGCCTTAAAGGCACAGAAGAAGATCCTCAGCAGCATGGCCACCAAGAGCTCGGTGCAAATGTTCATTGACGACACCTCTAGTGAGATCTTGGATGAACTCTACCGCGTCTCCAAAGAGTACTCGGGTAATAAAAGTGAGGCCCAAAAGGTGATCAAAGACCTGGTCAAGATTGCTGTGAAGATTGGCGTGCTGTTCAGAAACAACCGTTTCAGCACAGAAGAGCTGGCAGTGGCCCAAGAGTTTAAGAAGAAGCTGCACCAGGGCGCCATGACGGCCATCAGCTTCTATGAG GTGGACTTCACCTTTGACAAGGGAGTGATGGAAGACCTCTTGACCAGCTGCAGGGATCTGCTGCTGAAGTTGGTCAACACCCACCTGACCCCTAAATCCCACGGTCGCATCAACCACGTCTTCAACCATTACTCCAACCCTGAGCTCCTGACCAAACTGTATGAACCCAGCGGCGCATTCCGACCCAATCTCACCAAGATCTGCAAAGGACTCAACAAACTGGTTGAGGATGGGACAATATGA